One Streptomyces sp. R28 DNA window includes the following coding sequences:
- a CDS encoding carbamoyltransferase N-terminal domain-containing protein translates to MIVCGVKVSHDGAVAVLDGQRLVFSAEMEKLGNGRRYSALGDLDRITAVLADHGLDVGDVDRFVVDGWWSEDDGPPRIGTLSAGRPVSVATAPYAADPFTPAPPPRFTFDGIAGSPLAGGYSSYPHATHHLYASYCTGPFAGQTALGLVWDGGTLPRLYVLRPGRPVTGEYQGPLFGLVGDAFTYFCLALEPFRKPLDRLTEVQVVEHHLGTAGKAMAYAGLGAADDDVLAALDKLVAELGVESLGPEVGTRLAERCTALFPSHSGADLIASFQEFIGRTLVAALTDAVARLDLPASLPICLAGGCALNIKWNSMIRSSGLFTGVWVPPFTNDSGAALGTALCEALHQGGDPALEWDVYSGPAVTPSRPAPGWSARPCDEAQLAALLHTTGEPVVVVDGRAELGPRALGNRSILAAPVSPAMKDELNRIKHREPYRPVAPICLESAASEVFSPGGADPYMLFDHRLRDGWAQRVPAVLHLDGTARLQTVRPDTPNTRVGRVLEEYHRLSGIPLLCNTSANLVGHGFFPDVATATAWAGTSYVWSGGTLYADEQRTNRV, encoded by the coding sequence GTGATCGTCTGCGGCGTCAAGGTCTCCCACGACGGCGCCGTCGCCGTCCTGGACGGGCAGCGCCTCGTCTTCAGCGCCGAGATGGAGAAACTCGGCAACGGCCGGCGCTACAGCGCGCTCGGCGACCTCGACCGGATCACCGCCGTGCTCGCCGACCACGGGCTCGACGTGGGCGACGTGGACCGGTTCGTCGTCGACGGATGGTGGTCGGAGGACGACGGGCCGCCGCGGATCGGCACCCTGTCGGCGGGAAGGCCGGTCAGCGTCGCCACCGCGCCCTACGCCGCCGACCCGTTCACCCCCGCCCCGCCCCCGCGGTTCACCTTCGACGGCATCGCGGGCAGCCCGTTGGCCGGGGGCTACAGCAGCTACCCGCACGCGACCCACCACCTCTACGCGAGCTACTGCACCGGCCCGTTCGCCGGACAGACCGCGCTGGGGCTGGTCTGGGACGGCGGCACGCTGCCCCGGCTGTACGTGCTCCGCCCGGGGCGGCCGGTGACCGGCGAGTACCAGGGGCCGCTGTTCGGGCTGGTCGGCGACGCGTTCACGTACTTCTGCCTGGCCCTGGAGCCGTTCCGCAAGCCACTGGACCGGCTCACCGAGGTCCAGGTCGTCGAGCACCACCTCGGCACCGCGGGCAAGGCGATGGCGTACGCGGGGCTCGGCGCCGCCGACGACGACGTGCTGGCCGCGCTCGACAAGCTCGTCGCCGAGCTGGGCGTCGAGTCGCTGGGACCGGAGGTCGGCACGAGGCTCGCCGAACGCTGCACCGCCCTGTTCCCCTCGCACTCCGGTGCCGACCTCATCGCCTCCTTCCAGGAGTTCATCGGTCGCACGCTGGTCGCCGCGCTCACCGACGCCGTGGCCCGGCTCGACCTGCCCGCGTCGCTGCCGATCTGTCTCGCCGGGGGATGCGCCCTCAACATCAAGTGGAACAGCATGATCCGCTCCAGCGGGCTGTTCACCGGCGTCTGGGTCCCGCCGTTCACCAACGACTCGGGGGCGGCCCTCGGAACCGCCCTGTGCGAGGCCCTGCACCAGGGCGGCGATCCGGCGCTGGAGTGGGACGTGTACAGCGGCCCGGCCGTCACACCGAGCAGGCCCGCGCCGGGCTGGTCGGCGCGGCCGTGCGACGAGGCCCAGCTGGCCGCGCTGCTGCACACCACGGGTGAGCCGGTGGTCGTGGTCGACGGGCGGGCCGAACTGGGCCCGCGGGCGCTCGGCAACCGCAGCATCCTTGCCGCCCCGGTGTCACCGGCCATGAAGGACGAGCTGAACCGCATCAAGCACCGCGAGCCGTACCGGCCGGTCGCGCCGATCTGTCTGGAGTCGGCGGCCTCGGAGGTCTTCTCGCCCGGCGGCGCCGACCCGTACATGCTCTTCGACCACCGGCTGCGGGACGGCTGGGCGCAGCGGGTGCCGGCCGTGCTGCACCTCGACGGGACGGCCCGGCTGCAGACCGTCCGGCCCGACACACCGAACACCCGGGTCGGCCGCGTGCTGGAGGAGTACCACCGCCTCAGCGGAATCCCGCTGCTGTGCAACACGAGCGCCAACCTGGTGGGACACGGGTTCTTCCCCGACGTCGCCACCGCCACCGCGTGGGCCGGCACGTCGTACGTGTGGTCCGGCGGCACCCTGTACGCCGACGAGCAGAGGACGAACCGTGTCTGA
- a CDS encoding ABC transporter ATP-binding protein translates to MAERTAVRRFPQVRRARTLLLDALRAHPGPVIWGLVGSLLYGTSLVAWSVALGELVNHVVIPRFDDGRIAVGTIVAVLLAVAAIGVMQGAAGLLRRWTLVVTRARFDATLRDAVVRHYHRLPMTFHQARPTGQKLAHVTTDAEAAAELPARLPDVLGMFVLFLVTAGWAMVVDPVLALVGGAMIPALLLVNSVYQKQVEAPARAVQERLGRVTEVAHESFDGAALVKTLGREHVERDRFAAEAAALRDAKIKLALRDWLLDSLIESIPSATSLAMVVVGALRVNSGDITIGTLVSFVNVFALLVVPVRTVGTVLGDVPRMLAGYARVRSVLDEPLPAATADPEPLPDGPLDVQVRGLSYSYPGGSTALSDVTFHVPPGATVAITGGTGSGKTTLLLALAGLLPMPGGTVLVNGADLSRISAADRAAAVAAAFQEPFLFAASLAENVLLDFDGARAADDPRFHEALRLARASGLVDSRPEGPDTPVGERGVTLSGGERQRIALARALARRPRLLLLDEATSAVDATTRQEIMSGLTDGLTSTTTIVVTTSAATLALADTVVYLDQGRVAGVGPHADLVRLDGYDRLIRAYEREQVQA, encoded by the coding sequence ATGGCAGAACGGACGGCGGTCAGGCGGTTCCCCCAGGTCCGGAGGGCGAGGACGTTGCTGCTCGACGCCCTCCGCGCCCACCCGGGCCCGGTGATCTGGGGACTCGTCGGCTCGCTGCTGTACGGCACGAGTCTGGTCGCCTGGTCGGTGGCGCTCGGCGAACTGGTCAACCACGTGGTGATCCCGCGGTTCGACGACGGCCGGATCGCGGTCGGCACGATCGTCGCCGTGCTGCTGGCGGTCGCCGCGATCGGGGTGATGCAGGGCGCCGCGGGGCTGCTGCGGCGCTGGACCCTCGTGGTGACCCGGGCCCGCTTCGACGCCACCCTGCGCGACGCGGTCGTCCGGCACTACCACCGGCTGCCGATGACGTTCCATCAGGCGCGACCCACGGGCCAGAAACTGGCGCACGTGACGACCGACGCGGAGGCCGCCGCCGAGCTGCCGGCCCGGCTGCCCGACGTGCTCGGCATGTTCGTGCTGTTCCTGGTCACCGCGGGCTGGGCGATGGTCGTCGACCCGGTGCTCGCCCTGGTCGGCGGCGCGATGATCCCGGCGCTGCTGCTGGTCAACTCCGTGTACCAGAAACAGGTCGAGGCGCCCGCGCGGGCGGTCCAGGAACGCCTGGGCCGGGTGACCGAGGTCGCCCACGAGAGCTTCGACGGCGCGGCCCTCGTCAAGACGCTCGGCCGGGAGCACGTCGAGCGGGACCGGTTCGCCGCCGAGGCGGCCGCACTGCGCGACGCGAAGATCAAACTGGCCCTGCGCGACTGGCTGTTGGACTCGCTGATCGAGTCGATCCCCTCGGCCACCTCGCTGGCCATGGTCGTTGTCGGCGCGCTGCGGGTGAACAGCGGGGACATCACGATCGGCACCCTGGTCAGCTTCGTCAACGTGTTTGCGCTGCTGGTGGTGCCGGTGCGCACCGTCGGCACCGTGCTCGGTGACGTGCCGCGCATGCTGGCCGGGTACGCCCGCGTCCGATCGGTGCTCGACGAGCCGCTGCCCGCGGCCACGGCCGATCCCGAACCGCTGCCGGACGGCCCGCTCGACGTGCAGGTCCGTGGCCTGTCCTACAGCTACCCGGGCGGCTCCACCGCGCTGTCCGACGTGACCTTCCACGTGCCGCCCGGCGCCACGGTGGCGATCACCGGCGGCACCGGCTCGGGGAAGACCACGTTGCTGCTGGCGCTGGCCGGCCTGTTGCCGATGCCGGGCGGGACGGTGCTGGTCAACGGCGCCGACCTGAGCCGGATCAGCGCCGCCGACCGGGCGGCGGCCGTCGCGGCCGCCTTCCAGGAGCCGTTCCTGTTCGCCGCGTCGCTGGCCGAGAACGTCCTGCTCGACTTCGACGGCGCTCGCGCCGCCGACGACCCCCGCTTCCACGAGGCGCTGCGCCTGGCCCGCGCAAGCGGCCTCGTGGACAGCCGGCCGGAGGGACCAGACACACCCGTCGGGGAGCGGGGCGTCACCCTGTCCGGAGGCGAACGCCAGCGCATCGCGCTCGCCCGGGCACTGGCCCGCCGACCGCGCCTGCTGCTGCTGGACGAGGCGACCTCCGCCGTCGACGCCACGACCCGGCAGGAGATCATGAGCGGCCTCACCGACGGCCTGACCTCCACCACGACGATCGTCGTCACCACCAGCGCCGCGACCCTGGCCCTCGCCGACACCGTCGTCTACCTCGACCAGGGTCGGGTCGCCGGCGTCGGACCGCACGCCGACCTGGTGCGGCTCGACGGCTACGACCGGCTGATCCGCGCGTACGAGCGAGAGCAGGTGCAGGCATGA
- a CDS encoding MbtH family protein, with the protein MSDTGETYLIVRNDEEQYSIWRSDREVPAGWTTIGKPAAREECLARIGELWTDMRPASLRAAMNGTPR; encoded by the coding sequence ATGAGCGACACCGGCGAGACGTACCTGATCGTGCGCAACGACGAGGAGCAGTACTCGATCTGGCGGTCGGACCGTGAGGTGCCGGCCGGGTGGACGACGATCGGGAAGCCCGCCGCCCGCGAGGAGTGCCTGGCCCGGATCGGCGAACTGTGGACCGACATGCGGCCGGCCAGTCTGCGCGCGGCCATGAACGGAACCCCGCGGTGA
- a CDS encoding ABC transporter ATP-binding protein, with protein MSTPERADLAAPTDPADPESVTGSTTAVIRRGLAAVPAIRRGLGPTVVLALLGGAGRLAVPVLIQQVIDRGLSSGHISGGRLLGLSLVAGLVVVLTAVVNWAGLARLAIASERALYDLRVRAFTHVHRLSVAYHSSEARGKLVSRVTSDVETLSMFLQWGGIAWVVNGAVMLAALAGMAFYDIWLTLVTVVLTVPLLLLVRMVVARLGPAHTAVRVRVAHLLTVIAETIQGAAVIRAYGVEEPSLRRTSDTIHRWRDSKVRAGVLGGLLFSLADLFAVVIVVAVIAVGLAIGPSTGHSAGELVAFILLVTLFLAPITEFTQVIDFTQSAVAGWRRVLALLDITEDVPEPVDGHRLPPGPPGVVVENVVFSYPGAEVTLDDVSFEVPAGRQVVLVGATGSGKTTLTKLIARLADPDSGRILIGGVDVREIATDSLRSRLVVVPQEPFLFDTTVEENVRYGRPSATRAEIELAFRELGADAFLAGLPLGLDTPVGQRGESLSAGERQLVALARAHVADPACLILDEATSAVDPEIELTLIEALRRLTAGRTSVTVAHRLAVAQRADEVMVLADGRLVERGPHHELLAADGVYAGLYDNWRRATVGSTHS; from the coding sequence ATGAGCACCCCCGAGCGGGCAGACCTCGCGGCCCCCACCGACCCGGCGGACCCGGAGAGCGTCACCGGGTCGACGACCGCCGTGATCCGGCGCGGGCTCGCGGCCGTCCCCGCGATCCGCCGGGGCCTCGGGCCGACCGTCGTCCTCGCCCTGCTCGGCGGGGCCGGGCGGCTCGCCGTGCCGGTGCTGATCCAGCAGGTCATCGACCGCGGGCTCAGCTCCGGGCACATCAGCGGCGGCCGGCTGCTGGGCCTCAGCCTCGTCGCGGGGCTGGTGGTGGTGCTGACCGCCGTCGTCAACTGGGCGGGCCTGGCGCGGCTCGCGATCGCCAGCGAACGCGCGCTGTACGACCTGCGGGTCCGCGCCTTCACCCACGTGCACCGGCTGAGTGTGGCGTACCACTCGTCCGAGGCGCGCGGGAAGCTGGTGTCCCGGGTCACCTCCGACGTCGAGACCCTCAGCATGTTCCTCCAGTGGGGCGGCATCGCCTGGGTGGTGAACGGCGCCGTCATGCTGGCCGCCCTCGCCGGCATGGCCTTCTACGACATCTGGCTGACGCTGGTCACGGTGGTGCTGACCGTGCCCCTGCTGCTTCTGGTGCGGATGGTCGTCGCCCGTCTCGGGCCCGCGCACACCGCCGTCCGGGTCCGCGTCGCCCACCTGTTGACGGTCATCGCGGAGACGATCCAGGGCGCCGCCGTCATCCGGGCGTACGGCGTGGAGGAGCCGAGCCTGCGCCGGACCTCGGACACCATCCACCGGTGGCGGGACTCGAAGGTCCGCGCCGGAGTGCTCGGCGGACTGCTGTTCTCGCTCGCCGACCTGTTCGCGGTGGTGATCGTGGTCGCCGTCATCGCGGTGGGGCTCGCGATCGGGCCGTCGACCGGGCACAGCGCCGGTGAACTGGTCGCGTTCATCCTGCTGGTGACGCTGTTCCTGGCGCCGATCACGGAGTTCACCCAGGTCATCGACTTCACCCAGAGCGCGGTCGCCGGATGGCGGCGCGTGCTGGCCCTGCTCGACATCACCGAAGACGTCCCCGAGCCGGTCGACGGCCACCGGCTGCCGCCCGGCCCGCCCGGCGTGGTGGTCGAGAACGTGGTGTTCAGCTATCCGGGCGCCGAGGTGACGCTGGACGACGTGTCGTTCGAGGTGCCGGCCGGCCGCCAGGTCGTGCTGGTGGGCGCCACCGGCTCCGGCAAAACGACGCTGACGAAACTGATCGCGCGGCTCGCCGATCCCGACAGCGGCCGCATCCTGATCGGTGGCGTGGACGTCCGCGAGATCGCCACGGACTCGCTGCGCTCGCGGCTGGTGGTCGTACCCCAGGAGCCGTTCCTCTTCGACACCACGGTGGAGGAGAACGTACGGTATGGCCGCCCGTCCGCCACCCGTGCCGAGATCGAGCTGGCCTTCCGCGAACTGGGCGCGGACGCGTTCCTCGCCGGTCTGCCGCTCGGCCTCGACACCCCCGTGGGGCAGCGTGGTGAGAGCCTGTCGGCGGGGGAGCGGCAACTGGTCGCCCTGGCCCGCGCCCATGTGGCCGACCCGGCGTGCCTGATCCTCGACGAGGCGACCTCGGCGGTGGACCCCGAGATCGAGCTGACGCTCATCGAGGCGCTGCGCCGGCTGACCGCGGGACGCACCTCGGTGACCGTGGCGCACCGGCTGGCCGTGGCGCAGCGGGCCGATGAAGTCATGGTCCTTGCGGACGGGCGGCTGGTGGAGCGCGGCCCGCACCACGAACTGCTCGCGGCGGACGGCGTGTACGCGGGGCTGTACGACAACTGGCGGCGAGCCACGGTAGGCAGCACTCACTCCTGA
- a CDS encoding chlorinating enzyme, protein MVAESISKTAAQGLTAEQVKSFQENGFIGPFDLYSEDEARLHWNQAMIEMVTSRNKPHESTIINYDRHLDCDTLSRHIAHPTVVHKLRSLMGDDIICWKTNIFEKQPGESGTGWHQVEAFTVFESETVAYPSLRYTEESSAATQELTVWTAFSEADEEHGCLRFIPGSHKKWYYDETKPMSRNVESKSHDFFGYDYSELQLDPDWDPNAGEVVNMPMKPGQFVIFLAKCIHGSLPNVSDTKRLGLATRYVSPSVRVYEHIDSLSGFGDAISLDYHGSVLVSGEDRWGHNRIHTENLNGFPFPKVD, encoded by the coding sequence ATGGTGGCTGAAAGCATCAGTAAAACGGCGGCTCAAGGACTGACGGCCGAGCAGGTGAAGTCCTTTCAGGAGAACGGTTTCATCGGGCCGTTCGACCTCTACTCGGAGGACGAGGCCCGGCTCCACTGGAACCAGGCCATGATCGAGATGGTGACCTCGCGCAACAAGCCGCACGAGTCGACCATCATCAATTACGACCGTCATCTGGACTGCGACACCCTCTCCCGGCACATCGCCCACCCCACGGTCGTGCACAAGCTGCGCAGCCTGATGGGGGACGACATCATCTGCTGGAAGACGAACATCTTCGAGAAGCAGCCGGGCGAGTCCGGCACTGGCTGGCACCAGGTCGAGGCCTTCACCGTCTTCGAGTCGGAGACGGTCGCCTACCCCTCGCTGCGCTACACCGAGGAGAGCAGCGCCGCCACCCAGGAGCTGACCGTGTGGACGGCGTTCTCCGAGGCGGACGAGGAGCACGGCTGCCTCCGCTTCATCCCCGGCAGCCACAAGAAGTGGTACTACGACGAGACCAAGCCGATGTCGCGGAACGTGGAGAGCAAGTCCCACGACTTCTTCGGCTACGACTACTCGGAGCTGCAGCTCGACCCCGACTGGGACCCGAACGCCGGCGAAGTCGTCAACATGCCCATGAAGCCCGGGCAGTTCGTGATCTTCCTGGCCAAGTGCATCCACGGCTCCCTGCCGAACGTCAGCGACACCAAGCGGCTCGGGCTCGCCACCCGGTACGTCTCGCCGTCCGTGCGGGTCTACGAGCACATCGACAGCCTCAGCGGGTTCGGTGACGCGATCAGCCTCGACTACCACGGCAGCGTCCTGGTCTCCGGCGAGGACCGGTGGGGTCACAACCGCATCCACACCGAGAACCTGAACGGGTTCCCGTTCCCGAAGGTGGACTGA
- a CDS encoding amidinotransferase, producing MSESAQAAGSPVRAYNEWDPLEEVIVGTVDGAHFPPYDVVTAAPLSPQQRAVFRERAGQPFPADEVAAARDELDQLVEILKNHGVRVRRPDPRDHGRSFGAPGWTSTGLYDAMPRDLLLVIGEHIIEAPMAWRSRYFASSAYRPLLKEYFRAGARWSAAPRPELSDELYVEDWTDQPEGEPFRSVITEFEPTFDAADFIRCGRDIFAQRSHVTNMMGIEWVRQLIGADYQVHVVELADDHPMHIDASLMPLAPGKVLIHPDRVPEVPSQFKDWEVRRAPSPVIPDGHPLYMTSKWINMNVLMLDETHMLVEAEDRPMQELAESWGITPVLCPFRNFNSFGGSFHCATTDVRRRGELRSYL from the coding sequence GTGTCTGAGTCAGCGCAGGCGGCCGGGTCGCCGGTCCGCGCCTACAACGAGTGGGACCCGCTGGAGGAGGTCATCGTCGGGACCGTCGACGGCGCGCACTTCCCGCCCTACGACGTCGTGACGGCCGCGCCGCTCTCGCCGCAGCAGCGCGCGGTGTTCCGGGAGCGGGCCGGGCAGCCGTTCCCGGCGGACGAGGTCGCCGCGGCCCGCGACGAGCTGGACCAGCTCGTCGAGATCCTCAAGAATCACGGCGTACGGGTGCGCAGGCCCGACCCGCGCGACCACGGGCGGTCGTTCGGGGCGCCCGGCTGGACCAGCACCGGCCTGTACGACGCGATGCCGCGCGACCTGCTGCTGGTCATCGGCGAGCACATCATCGAAGCGCCCATGGCCTGGCGGTCGCGGTACTTCGCCAGCTCCGCCTACCGCCCGCTGCTCAAGGAGTACTTCCGCGCGGGCGCCCGGTGGTCCGCCGCCCCGCGCCCCGAGCTGAGCGACGAGCTGTACGTCGAGGACTGGACCGACCAGCCGGAGGGCGAGCCGTTCCGCTCGGTGATCACCGAGTTCGAACCGACCTTCGACGCGGCCGACTTCATCCGGTGCGGCCGGGACATCTTCGCGCAGCGCAGCCATGTCACCAACATGATGGGCATCGAGTGGGTCCGGCAGCTGATCGGCGCCGACTACCAGGTCCACGTGGTGGAACTGGCCGACGACCATCCGATGCACATCGACGCGAGCCTGATGCCGCTCGCGCCCGGCAAGGTGCTCATCCACCCCGACCGGGTGCCCGAGGTGCCGAGCCAGTTCAAGGACTGGGAGGTCCGCCGGGCGCCGAGCCCCGTCATCCCCGACGGGCACCCGCTCTACATGACCAGCAAGTGGATCAACATGAACGTTCTGATGCTGGATGAGACGCACATGCTGGTCGAGGCCGAGGACCGGCCCATGCAGGAACTCGCCGAGAGCTGGGGCATAACGCCGGTCCTCTGCCCGTTCCGTAACTTCAACAGCTTCGGCGGCTCCTTCCACTGCGCCACCACGGACGTACGCCGGCGCGGGGAGCTGCGGTCCTACCTCTGA